One Acidobacteriota bacterium genomic region harbors:
- a CDS encoding FtsX-like permease family protein gives MAGYFERGLFLGAAPLDDFLLWSPSVGRPGAVERTPSREPHHLRLLSTLHLGLRQDAHPLVVTSRENAARILGFDTSSTSAANTFEVRLEEPNQASAAAEELSRRLGKAGFSLTASGRARSETIGLEVRPWFDQDQGALRLLGVLRWVILVVTSSVIAVAALGLMSTLSLVVLEGRRKIAMLRAVGLRDRHLYGALAYQCSWIALAGLASGLALGAAASWGLLQIPGFAVGLSKMGVSDPKVMLRIEDLVAVALATWALFLVVAWWPAREACRIDPVRGLRG, from the coding sequence ATGGCAGGCTACTTCGAGCGCGGTCTCTTCCTCGGGGCGGCTCCCCTCGACGACTTCCTTCTCTGGTCGCCCTCTGTGGGTAGGCCCGGCGCGGTGGAAAGGACCCCTTCTCGCGAGCCACATCATCTCCGGCTGCTCAGCACCCTTCATCTCGGGCTGCGCCAAGATGCCCATCCGTTGGTGGTCACCTCCCGCGAGAACGCGGCCCGGATCCTCGGGTTCGACACCTCTTCTACCTCTGCGGCCAACACGTTCGAGGTCCGCCTCGAAGAGCCCAATCAGGCGTCCGCCGCGGCCGAAGAACTTTCCCGGCGACTCGGCAAGGCCGGCTTCTCCCTGACGGCTTCCGGAAGAGCTAGGTCGGAAACCATTGGGCTCGAGGTGCGGCCTTGGTTCGATCAAGACCAAGGAGCTCTCCGGCTCCTGGGCGTCCTCCGCTGGGTCATTCTCGTGGTCACGTCGAGCGTCATCGCGGTCGCTGCTTTGGGACTGATGTCCACTCTTTCGTTGGTCGTCCTCGAGGGGCGGCGGAAGATCGCAATGCTGCGGGCGGTGGGTTTGCGGGACCGCCACCTCTATGGGGCATTGGCCTATCAGTGCTCCTGGATCGCTCTAGCAGGCCTGGCCAGCGGCCTGGCCCTCGGCGCGGCTGCAAGCTGGGGACTCCTCCAGATTCCCGGATTCGCCGTGGGTCTCTCAAAGATGGGCGTGTCCGACCCCAAAGTCATGCTACGGATCGAGGACCTTGTGGCTGTCGCGCTGGCTACCTGGGCGCTCTTCCTGGTGGTGGCCTGGTGGCCGGCTCGGGAGGCTTGCCGCATCGATCCCGTCCGCGGGCTCAGAGGATGA
- a CDS encoding ABC transporter ATP-binding protein, giving the protein MAFLEVSGLCRTYRTLDGAEVKTEQTVFRDFSLEVEEGEMIAIIGPSGCGKSTLLNLIGGLDSVAAREVAEVRKGRDFEEVALLEGAGSIRIGGFEMSSESSANKADFMNRQIGFVFQFHHLIPELSALDNVALPRLIRGKSRAASRDAARKLLERVNLAGHGDKKPAVLSGGEKQRVAIARALINQPSLILADEPTGSLDPDLKSEIFGLLRELNGKKITLLLVTHDRNLLKDDRGRLRVDRVVELQEAKRVAVTLNSSERQGGGDDS; this is encoded by the coding sequence ATGGCCTTTCTTGAAGTGAGTGGATTGTGTCGCACCTATCGCACCCTTGATGGTGCGGAGGTGAAGACCGAGCAAACCGTCTTCCGAGACTTTTCCCTCGAGGTCGAAGAGGGGGAGATGATCGCCATCATCGGTCCATCGGGCTGTGGTAAGAGCACTCTGCTCAATCTCATCGGAGGTCTCGATTCCGTTGCCGCCAGAGAGGTCGCTGAGGTCCGGAAGGGTCGGGACTTCGAAGAGGTCGCTCTGCTGGAGGGGGCGGGATCGATCCGCATCGGAGGCTTCGAGATGTCGTCGGAGAGCAGCGCCAACAAGGCCGATTTCATGAATCGCCAAATCGGCTTCGTATTCCAATTTCACCACCTGATTCCCGAGCTCTCCGCTCTCGATAACGTCGCTCTACCTCGGCTGATCCGGGGTAAATCTCGTGCAGCATCACGAGACGCTGCCCGGAAGCTGCTCGAGCGAGTGAACTTGGCCGGGCACGGAGACAAGAAGCCGGCGGTCCTCTCGGGGGGCGAGAAGCAACGCGTTGCCATCGCCCGCGCGCTGATCAATCAACCCTCGCTGATCCTCGCTGACGAGCCCACCGGCAGCTTGGATCCGGATCTCAAGAGCGAGATCTTTGGGCTGCTCCGAGAACTCAACGGAAAGAAAATTACGCTTCTGCTGGTCACTCACGACCGCAACCTCCTCAAGGATGACCGGGGTCGCCTAAGGGTTGATCGTGTGGTGGAGCTTCAGGAGGCCAAGCGAGTTGCCGTCACGCTCAACTCTTCAGAAAGGCAAGGAGGCGGCGATGACTCCTGA
- a CDS encoding vWA domain-containing protein yields MTPEFGALRSQLYGLEWPAGWVSTVIGLLVVATFPCLGGPAEAQTAHLKNFQHLVCNYSLNTGELTVALLSTSAKTDPAQEPGLASSIEVQLELDGEPLPIIEAKHLKTAVLGTFRAEADRKYRLFRFNLVIDESTSIETPELIEARRIIDKFLRRIPVVYEAQIIRFSTSVQPPSAFTNDVDALRQALGQGNDRLIGGTDFYNAMERALRELTSANRGETLPLQFTIAFTDGADTSGREFEPFKRSLQQMVDHEQIFLFIAGIGGEGEIQHDQLRQLPGSRGIYYELSKVPEVDQVFDAIAQMLDKTYVLRIPTVSSHKGANKLYIVRKKATGGGRETIQDIHLPPRCVPP; encoded by the coding sequence ATGACTCCTGAGTTCGGGGCGCTTCGTTCCCAACTCTATGGCCTCGAGTGGCCGGCAGGTTGGGTGAGCACGGTCATCGGGTTGCTGGTCGTCGCGACATTTCCTTGCTTAGGTGGGCCTGCTGAAGCGCAGACAGCGCACCTGAAAAACTTCCAACATCTGGTCTGTAACTATTCCCTCAATACAGGCGAGCTGACAGTGGCCCTACTCTCGACCAGCGCCAAGACCGACCCTGCCCAGGAGCCAGGATTGGCATCGTCCATCGAGGTCCAGCTCGAGTTGGACGGAGAGCCTTTACCGATCATCGAAGCCAAGCATTTGAAAACTGCCGTGCTGGGTACCTTTCGGGCCGAGGCGGACCGCAAATACAGACTCTTTCGCTTCAACCTGGTCATCGATGAGAGTACCTCCATCGAGACGCCAGAGTTGATCGAAGCCCGCCGGATCATCGATAAATTCCTGCGACGCATTCCGGTGGTTTACGAAGCTCAGATCATCCGCTTCTCGACCTCGGTGCAGCCACCCAGCGCCTTTACCAACGATGTGGATGCTTTGCGCCAGGCGCTCGGTCAGGGCAATGACCGGCTGATCGGCGGGACCGATTTCTACAATGCAATGGAGCGCGCCTTGCGGGAGCTCACCTCCGCAAATCGGGGAGAGACTTTGCCCCTGCAGTTCACCATCGCCTTCACCGACGGCGCCGACACTTCGGGGCGCGAGTTCGAGCCGTTCAAGCGCTCCCTGCAGCAAATGGTCGATCATGAGCAAATTTTCCTCTTCATTGCAGGGATTGGCGGAGAGGGAGAGATCCAGCACGACCAATTGCGCCAGCTGCCGGGATCGAGGGGTATTTACTATGAGCTATCGAAGGTGCCCGAGGTGGATCAGGTCTTCGACGCCATCGCACAGATGCTCGACAAGACCTACGTTTTGAGAATTCCCACCGTGTCTTCTCATAAAGGCGCGAACAAACTCTACATTGTGCGGAAAAAGGCTACCGGGGGTGGCCGCGAGACCATCCAGGACATCCACCTTCCTCCTCGCTGTGTGCCGCCGTGA
- a CDS encoding prolipoprotein diacylglyceryl transferase has translation MKPILLHLAEVPVYSYGLAMILGAFLGGAMAWRMRPQGLFELSQYLNLCLLTTLGASVGARWLGATAFGGSSGAGLSSLGVPLLVVPAIFIYCRWSGLDYRRVFDYLMPFAVLGAAFQRTFGCFLAGCCGGKATGLPWGVRFPGMAATVHPTQLYLGIGLFLTFFVFVGWVSARPGRKALTVLACYAVVCLLVAPLRIGLGEPFWLELTPYAWVHGLIALLSLLAATYLSWKPPKLGVAHGTTKRL, from the coding sequence ATGAAACCAATACTGCTTCATCTCGCCGAGGTCCCGGTTTACAGCTATGGCTTAGCCATGATTCTGGGAGCCTTTCTCGGCGGTGCCATGGCCTGGCGCATGCGCCCTCAGGGGCTTTTTGAGCTCTCCCAATACCTGAACCTCTGTCTGCTCACCACCTTGGGGGCCAGTGTGGGTGCTCGATGGTTGGGGGCGACAGCCTTCGGAGGCTCCTCGGGGGCCGGCCTTTCCTCTTTGGGTGTCCCTCTGTTGGTGGTTCCCGCGATCTTTATCTACTGCCGGTGGAGCGGTCTGGACTATCGGCGGGTCTTTGACTATCTGATGCCCTTTGCTGTTCTTGGCGCTGCTTTTCAGCGAACCTTCGGCTGCTTTCTCGCCGGCTGCTGCGGAGGCAAAGCGACCGGGCTTCCTTGGGGAGTGCGTTTTCCCGGCATGGCGGCGACCGTTCACCCGACCCAGCTCTACCTGGGCATCGGGCTCTTTCTGACCTTCTTTGTGTTCGTCGGTTGGGTCTCCGCCCGCCCCGGTCGCAAGGCCCTTACCGTCTTGGCGTGCTATGCCGTAGTTTGCCTTCTCGTCGCGCCGCTACGGATAGGGCTCGGAGAGCCTTTCTGGCTGGAGCTGACCCCTTACGCTTGGGTCCACGGCCTGATCGCTCTGTTAAGTCTCTTGGCAGCCACCTATCTATCCTGGAAGCCTCCAAAGCTCGGCGTTGCCCACGGCACAACGAAGAGGCTTTGA
- a CDS encoding type II toxin-antitoxin system VapC family toxin, producing the protein MILLDTNVVSAVMKLAANPRVVSWLDQQPTDTLFLSTITIAEIEFGLHNLPGGRRRRSLAERFEFFLERGFDRRVLPFDLPASRLYGKLMAHRRSLGRPLSVLDGQIAAIARQHRLAVATRNVRDFEECGVAVVDPFSVDPGGE; encoded by the coding sequence TTGATTCTCCTCGATACAAATGTTGTCTCCGCGGTAATGAAGCTCGCGGCCAACCCTCGGGTCGTATCCTGGCTTGATCAGCAGCCTACAGACACTCTCTTTCTGTCTACCATCACGATCGCCGAGATCGAATTTGGCCTGCACAATCTTCCAGGAGGCCGTCGGCGCCGCAGCCTCGCGGAGCGTTTCGAGTTCTTCCTAGAGCGAGGTTTTGATCGCCGAGTTCTCCCCTTTGATCTTCCGGCCTCTCGCCTCTACGGCAAACTGATGGCACATCGGCGAAGCCTTGGTCGGCCTTTGTCAGTCCTCGATGGCCAAATCGCTGCAATTGCTCGTCAGCATCGGTTGGCTGTGGCAACCCGCAACGTGAGGGACTTCGAGGAGTGCGGGGTGGCAGTGGTTGATCCCTTCTCGGTTGATCCTGGGGGCGAGTAG
- a CDS encoding DinB family protein — MFDLPTFLAYLDRVHARTRRVAVLVPENDLEWAPAPGRFSFGDLLRHLAGIERWMYAETVHGRPSRYAGHDRALAEGWEAVLAYYDRLHAESRELFAALAPGRLEEKCVTPAGTPITVWKWLRAHLEHEAHHRGQLYLMLGMRGVEVPQLYGLTAEEVAARSGAEGES; from the coding sequence ATGTTCGACCTCCCCACCTTCCTCGCCTACCTCGACCGAGTCCACGCCCGCACGCGCCGGGTCGCTGTGCTCGTGCCCGAGAATGACCTGGAGTGGGCGCCGGCGCCGGGGCGGTTTAGTTTTGGGGATTTGTTGCGGCATCTGGCGGGGATCGAGCGGTGGATGTATGCGGAGACGGTGCATGGGCGGCCGAGCCGGTATGCGGGGCATGACCGGGCGCTGGCGGAGGGGTGGGAGGCGGTGCTGGCGTATTACGACCGGCTCCATGCCGAGTCGCGGGAGCTCTTCGCGGCGCTGGCGCCGGGGCGGCTAGAGGAGAAGTGCGTGACGCCGGCGGGGACGCCCATCACGGTGTGGAAATGGCTACGGGCGCACCTAGAGCACGAGGCCCATCACCGCGGGCAGCTCTATTTGATGCTGGGGATGCGTGGGGTCGAGGTGCCGCAGCTCTACGGGCTCACCGCGGAGGAAGTGGCGGCGCGGTCTGGCGCGGAAGGCGAGTCGTAG
- a CDS encoding methyltransferase domain-containing protein has protein sequence MEPTLTDDVTLEQVKQYYGKVLSKTSDLKTTACCTTDALPGYQKEVLGEIDDEVLSRFYGCGSPIPVALEGRRVLDLGCGTGRDAYLASKLVGPEGFVLGLDMTDEQLEVARRHVDSQMRRFGFQRSNVEFRQGYIEDLAAAGIEDDSMDLVISNCVINLSPDKRRVFSEILRVLKPGGELYFSDVFTDRRVPPEVAADPVIYGECLGGALYVEDFRRLLRDLGVLDLRVVRRSPIEIEDPGIARAVGNIRFESITYRVFKLASLEDLCEDYGQVAIYRGTIPEAPHAFELDDHHLFTTGKPMLVCGNSAAMVEETWYGDHFQVLGDRSVHHGLFDCAPADAGGGDGSGSCC, from the coding sequence ATGGAACCGACCCTCACCGACGACGTCACCCTCGAGCAGGTCAAGCAGTACTACGGCAAGGTGCTGAGCAAGACCAGCGACCTCAAGACCACCGCCTGCTGCACCACGGACGCGTTGCCCGGGTACCAGAAAGAAGTCCTGGGAGAGATCGACGACGAAGTCTTGAGCCGCTTCTATGGCTGCGGCTCGCCGATCCCGGTGGCTCTCGAAGGCCGCCGCGTGCTCGACCTCGGCTGCGGCACCGGCCGGGACGCCTACCTGGCGTCCAAGCTGGTGGGACCAGAGGGTTTCGTCTTGGGGCTGGACATGACCGACGAGCAGCTGGAGGTGGCCCGCCGCCACGTGGATTCCCAGATGCGGCGTTTCGGCTTCCAGCGCTCCAACGTCGAGTTCCGCCAGGGCTACATCGAGGACCTGGCGGCCGCCGGCATCGAGGACGACTCCATGGACCTGGTGATCTCCAACTGCGTGATCAACCTATCGCCGGACAAGCGGCGGGTCTTCTCCGAGATCCTGCGGGTCCTCAAGCCCGGCGGCGAGCTCTACTTCTCCGACGTCTTCACCGACCGCCGAGTACCGCCGGAGGTCGCCGCCGACCCGGTGATCTACGGCGAATGCCTGGGCGGCGCCCTCTACGTCGAGGACTTCCGCCGGCTGCTGCGGGACCTCGGCGTCCTCGACTTGCGGGTGGTCCGTCGCAGCCCCATCGAGATCGAGGATCCGGGCATCGCCCGCGCCGTGGGCAATATCCGCTTCGAGTCCATCACCTACCGGGTGTTCAAGCTCGCCAGCTTGGAAGACCTGTGCGAAGACTACGGCCAGGTGGCCATCTACCGCGGCACCATCCCCGAAGCCCCCCACGCCTTCGAGCTCGACGACCATCACCTCTTTACCACCGGCAAGCCCATGCTGGTGTGCGGCAACAGCGCCGCCATGGTCGAGGAGACCTGGTACGGCGACCACTTCCAGGTCCTCGGCGACCGCAGCGTCCATCACGGGCTCTTCGATTGCGCCCCGGCGGATGCGGGGGGTGGGGACGGCTCTGGGAGCTGCTGCTAG